A part of Kitasatospora acidiphila genomic DNA contains:
- a CDS encoding FMN-binding glutamate synthase family protein, with protein sequence MHARRIGAVAATAVAVVAARDLIQKRHALLRNFPVIGHARYLLEAIGPELRQYIVTSNEEERPFSRDQRTWIYASAKEENNYFGFGTEVDVEHVQGHAYLKQRTFAGALPDAHDPQAPLPSAKVLGGPRGRAKAFRPASVVNISAMSFGSLSGAAITALNKGAALAGAMHNTGEGGLSPYHRSGGDIVLQIGTAYFGCRNEDGTFNLDKLKDVVAGAPVKAIEIKLSQGAKPGLGGMLPGAKVTPEIAEIRGIPVGKDCASPSRHTAFSDVDSMLDFVELLATETGLPVGVKSAVGEMGFWQELATLMARGDRGVDFVTIDGGEGGTGAAPRIFADSVALPFRMGFSRVYGTFAELGLTDDLTFIGSGKLGLPENAAVAFALGADMVNVAREAMLSIGCIQSQKCHTDKCPTGIATQNPWLARGLDPTSKATRAAVYLRTLRRELTKVSAALGVAHPGLITANDIEIMNGDYEARTLAGVYGYKDGWGELGPHLADEITALLTAKPAV encoded by the coding sequence ATGCACGCCCGGAGAATCGGCGCCGTCGCCGCGACAGCAGTGGCCGTGGTGGCTGCCCGCGACCTCATCCAGAAGCGGCACGCACTGCTCCGGAACTTCCCGGTGATCGGCCACGCCCGCTACCTGCTGGAGGCGATCGGGCCGGAGCTGCGGCAGTACATCGTGACCTCCAACGAGGAGGAGCGCCCCTTCAGTCGTGACCAGCGCACCTGGATCTACGCGTCGGCGAAGGAGGAGAACAACTACTTCGGATTCGGGACCGAGGTCGACGTCGAGCACGTGCAGGGGCACGCCTACCTGAAGCAGCGCACGTTCGCCGGCGCGCTGCCCGACGCCCACGACCCGCAGGCCCCGCTTCCCTCGGCCAAGGTGCTGGGCGGGCCGCGCGGGCGCGCCAAGGCGTTCCGGCCGGCGAGCGTGGTGAACATCTCGGCGATGAGCTTCGGCTCGCTCTCCGGCGCGGCCATCACGGCGCTCAACAAGGGGGCGGCGCTGGCCGGCGCGATGCACAACACGGGCGAGGGCGGCCTCTCGCCGTACCACCGCAGCGGCGGTGACATCGTCCTCCAGATCGGCACCGCGTACTTCGGCTGCCGCAACGAGGACGGCACCTTCAACCTCGACAAGCTCAAGGACGTGGTCGCCGGCGCGCCGGTCAAGGCGATAGAGATCAAGCTCTCCCAGGGCGCCAAGCCGGGGCTGGGCGGGATGCTGCCGGGCGCCAAGGTGACCCCGGAGATCGCCGAGATCCGCGGCATCCCGGTCGGCAAGGACTGCGCCTCCCCGTCACGGCACACCGCGTTCAGCGACGTCGACTCGATGCTCGACTTCGTCGAGCTGCTGGCCACCGAGACCGGTCTGCCGGTCGGGGTCAAGAGCGCGGTCGGGGAAATGGGCTTCTGGCAGGAGCTGGCCACGCTGATGGCACGTGGTGACCGCGGTGTCGACTTCGTGACCATCGACGGCGGTGAGGGCGGCACCGGAGCGGCGCCGCGGATCTTCGCCGACTCGGTGGCGCTGCCGTTCCGGATGGGCTTCTCCCGGGTCTACGGGACGTTCGCCGAGCTGGGGCTGACCGACGACCTGACCTTCATCGGCTCCGGCAAGCTCGGCCTGCCCGAGAACGCCGCGGTCGCGTTCGCCCTGGGCGCCGACATGGTCAACGTGGCCCGCGAGGCGATGCTGTCGATCGGCTGCATCCAGTCGCAGAAGTGCCACACCGACAAGTGCCCCACCGGCATCGCCACCCAGAACCCCTGGCTGGCCCGCGGCCTCGACCCGACCTCGAAGGCCACCCGGGCCGCGGTCTACCTGCGCACCCTGCGCAGGGAGCTGACCAAGGTCTCGGCAGCCCTCGGCGTCGCCCACCCGGGGCTCATCACTGCCAACGACATCGAGATCATGAACGGCGACTACGAGGCCCGCACCCTGGCCGGCGTCTACGGCTACAAGGACGGCTGGGGCGAGCTCGGACCGCACCTCGCCGATGAGATCACCGCCCTGCTCACCGCCAAGCCGGCCGTCTGA